TCACCAGACAAATTTTTTACTTCTATTACTTCCGCATGTGAGAGCTTACTTTCTATCTCCATTATACGGCCTTCAATAAAACCTAACCTTTCCCGTGCTGCATGATACTCTGCGTTTTCAGACAAATCACCTTGATCGCGAGCATCAGAAATAGCCTGTATCACAGAAGGTTTTTCTTCCTTTAATTTTTCAAGTTCGGCTTGCATATTCTCAAAACCTTTACTCGTTATAGGAAATTTATTAATAATGGATGAAGCCATAATCACCACCTAAACGCAATTAAATTGAGTAACGAAATTACTCACAATGTTAAAAATATCACCTTTTATATCATCACTCATGTCATTTGACAACTTTTTTAAAACCCCAGGATGCACAGTATGAAAATAATTAATAAGATCATGTTCAAATTTATTAATGTAACTTATTTGTATTTTACTTAACTGATTATACAGGTTAGAAAAAATATACATCAGCACTACTTGCTCTTCTATTGACATAGGTAAATGTTGTTTTTGCTTTAATAACTCGACAAGATATTTACCCTTATTCAAGGATAATTGAACACTAGCATCAAGATCAGAACCAAATTTTGCGAAATCTTCTAATTCTCTATACTGAGCTAAGCTTAGCTTTATAGAACCAGCAACTTTCTTCACAGACTTTAGTTGTGCAGCAGAACCAACCCGTGAAACTGACAAACCTATATTTACTGCAGGTCGAAATCCTTTATAAAATAATTCAGACTCAAGAAAGATCTGCCCATCGGTAATTGAAATAACATTTGTTGGCACATATGCAGATACATCACCAGCTTGAGTTTCGACAATTGGCAAAGCAGTTAAAGACCCCTGCCCTTTTTTATCAGACATTTTAGCAGCTCTTTCAAGCAAGCGAGAATGTACATAGAATATATCTCCAGGGTAAGCTTCACGACCAGGAGGACGTCTGAGCAATAAAGACATCTGCCTATATGCCACAGCATGCTTAGATAAATCATCATATACAATCAAACAATGCATTCCATTGTCACGGAAAAATTCCCCAATAGTGCAACCAGCATAAGGTGCTAAAAATTGCATAGGCGCGCAGTCAGATGCACTAGCCACAACTACAGTTGTATACTCTAATGCTCCGCTTTCTTTCAGCTTATTTACCACTTTTGCTACTGTTGAAATTTTTTGTCCAATAGCAACATAAACACAGTAAATTTTTTGATTTTCGTTTACCTCATCGTTAATCTTTTTCTGATTGATAATAGTATCAAGCGCAATAGTAGTTTTACCAATTTGTCTATCACCAATAATTAATTCACGCTGCCCTCTACCTATTGGAATTAGCAAATCTATAATTTTAATTCCTGTTTGCAGTGGCTCATGCACAGACTTACGATCAATAATGCCTGGCGCTTCAGATTCTATATCCATTCTGTTTTTGGCTCTAATTTCCCCACCGTCGTCTATAGGATGGCCCAACGCATTTACAACTCTCCCTAACAATTCATGCCCTATAGGCACCTGCACAACATCACCACTACATTTTACAACGTCCCCTTCTTTCACATCACGGTCATTACCAAGTACAACTATTCCAGCCGTATCATGATCTAAATCAAGAACTATTCCTTCTACACCGCTTGCAAAAAATACCTTTTCACCGAAT
The window above is part of the Wolbachia endosymbiont (group A) of Bibio marci genome. Proteins encoded here:
- the greA gene encoding transcription elongation factor GreA, whose product is MASSIINKFPITSKGFENMQAELEKLKEEKPSVIQAISDARDQGDLSENAEYHAARERLGFIEGRIMEIESKLSHAEVIEVKNLSGDSVMFGATVTLSMLSDNNGEVEYVYKVVGEYEADVSKQLISTSSPLGSALIGKKVGEYVEVTVPNGEKLYKIVKIEFK
- the atpA gene encoding F0F1 ATP synthase subunit alpha — encoded protein: MKNSMNVSEIASIIREKVEMFDNPIKRENIGEVISVTDGIALVYGLEKAKFGEKVFFASGVEGIVLDLDHDTAGIVVLGNDRDVKEGDVVKCSGDVVQVPIGHELLGRVVNALGHPIDDGGEIRAKNRMDIESEAPGIIDRKSVHEPLQTGIKIIDLLIPIGRGQRELIIGDRQIGKTTIALDTIINQKKINDEVNENQKIYCVYVAIGQKISTVAKVVNKLKESGALEYTTVVVASASDCAPMQFLAPYAGCTIGEFFRDNGMHCLIVYDDLSKHAVAYRQMSLLLRRPPGREAYPGDIFYVHSRLLERAAKMSDKKGQGSLTALPIVETQAGDVSAYVPTNVISITDGQIFLESELFYKGFRPAVNIGLSVSRVGSAAQLKSVKKVAGSIKLSLAQYRELEDFAKFGSDLDASVQLSLNKGKYLVELLKQKQHLPMSIEEQVVLMYIFSNLYNQLSKIQISYINKFEHDLINYFHTVHPGVLKKLSNDMSDDIKGDIFNIVSNFVTQFNCV